The Phyllopteryx taeniolatus isolate TA_2022b chromosome 9, UOR_Ptae_1.2, whole genome shotgun sequence genome contains a region encoding:
- the pfkfb4b gene encoding 6-phosphofructo-2-kinase/fructose-2,6-bisphosphatase 4b isoform X5: MLDNEEYLVDACPRELTRNPLRKIWLPGKSGHIAQRRVCMTNCPTLIVTVGLPARGKTYISKKLTRYLNWIGVPTKEFNVGQYRRECVKIYKSFEFFSPDNEEGLKIRRHCAMAALNDVRQYLSVEGGQVAVFDATNTTRERRGAIVKFAEQNGFKVFFVESVCEDPDVIAQNIVQVKLGNPDYIHCDTQEAIEDFMKRIKCYESSYQPLDEVLDREMPYIKIMDVGRRYLVNRVQDHIQSRIVYYLMNIHITPRSIYLSRHGESDLNIKGRIGGDSALSARGKEYAKSLKKYIQEQNIKDLKVWTSQMKRTIQTAECLGVPYEQWKSLNEIDAGVCEEMMYEEIQEHYPLEFALRDQDKYRYRYPKGESYEDLVQRLEPVIMELERQENVLVICHQAVMRCLLAYFLDKTAVELPYLKCPLHTVLKLTPLAYGCKVESIYLGVDAVNTHRERPEIHLSLEDTLLSTHAPPSFPVIP, from the exons GACAACGAGGAGTATCTGGTGGACGCCTGCCCGCGGGAGCTCACTCGGAACCCGCTGAGGAAGATCTGGTTACCGGGCAAGAGCGGCCACATAGCGCAGAGACGCG TATGTATGACCAACTGCCCAACCCTCATTGTGACGGTCGGCCTTCCGGCACGAGGGAAGACCTACATCTCCAAGAAGCTAACGCGCTACTTAAACTGGATCGGCGTGCCCACCAAAG AGTTCAACGTGGGCCAGTACCGCAGGGAGTGTGTGAAGATCTACAAATCATTTGAGTTTTTCAGTCCGGATAATGAAGAGGGTTTAAAAATCAGACG TCACTGTGCAATGGCAGCTCTTAATGACGTCCGCCAGTACCTGAGCGTGGAAGGAGGACAAGTGGCC GTTTTTGATGCCACCAATACGACGAGAGAAAGACGGGGGGCCATTGTCAAGTTTGCTGAGCAAAATGGGTTCAAG GTGTTCTTTGTGGAGTCTGTGTGTGAAGACCCAGACGTCATCGCGCAAAACATCGTG CAAGTGAAGCTCGGCAACCCAGACTACATCCACTGTGACACTCAGGAGGCCATCGAAGACTTCATGAAGAGGATCAAATGTTACGAGTCATCCTACCAGCCTCTGGATGAGGTTCTGGACAG GGAAATGCCCTACATCAAGATCATGGACGTGGGCCGCCGTTACCTGGTGAACCGGGTACAGGACCACATTCAGAGCCGGATCGTGTACTACCTGATGAACATCCACATCACACCGCGCTCCATCTACCTGAGTCGGCACGGCGAGAGCGACCTCAACATCAAGGGACGCATTGGAGGCGACTCGGCCTTGTCGGCGCGGGGCAAAGAG TATGCCAAATCTCTGAAGAAGTACATCCAGGAGCAGAACATCAAGGATCTGAAGGTGTGGACCAGCCAGATGAAGAGAACCATCCAGACAGCCGAGTGTCTGGGAGTGCCGTACGAACAGTGGAAATCTCTCAACGAGATCGACGCT GGCGTGTGCGAGGAAATGATGTATGAAGAGATCCAAGAGCATTACCCTCTGGAATTTGCACTGAGAGACCAGGACAAATATCGCTACCGCTATCCTAAAGGAGAG TCATATGAAGACCTGGTGCAGCGTCTGGAGCCTGTCATCATGGAGCTGGAGAGGCAGGAGAATGTTCTGGTCATTTGTCACCAGGCCGTCATGCGCTGTCTTCTCGCTTACTTCCTAGACAAGACCGCAG TCGAGTTGCCTTATCTTAAATGCCCCTTGCACACAGTGTTGAAACTGACCCCATTGGCTTACG GATGCAAAGTGGAGTCCATCTATTTAGGCGTGGATGCCGTCAATACACACCGAGAGCGACCGGAG ATTCATCTCAGCCTGGAGGACACCTTGCTCTCCACACACGCACCTCCGTCCTTTCCTGTCATACCTTGA
- the pfkfb4b gene encoding 6-phosphofructo-2-kinase/fructose-2,6-bisphosphatase 4b isoform X3 — protein sequence MRGSCRPRNTRDRTVCMTNCPTLIVTVGLPARGKTYISKKLTRYLNWIGVPTKEFNVGQYRRECVKIYKSFEFFSPDNEEGLKIRRHCAMAALNDVRQYLSVEGGQVAVFDATNTTRERRGAIVKFAEQNGFKVFFVESVCEDPDVIAQNIVQVKLGNPDYIHCDTQEAIEDFMKRIKCYESSYQPLDEVLDREMPYIKIMDVGRRYLVNRVQDHIQSRIVYYLMNIHITPRSIYLSRHGESDLNIKGRIGGDSALSARGKEYAKSLKKYIQEQNIKDLKVWTSQMKRTIQTAECLGVPYEQWKSLNEIDAGVCEEMMYEEIQEHYPLEFALRDQDKYRYRYPKGESYEDLVQRLEPVIMELERQENVLVICHQAVMRCLLAYFLDKTAVELPYLKCPLHTVLKLTPLAYGCKVESIYLGVDAVNTHRERPEVSGLPQPIRSDLPPSPPFVSPRFISAWRTPCSPHTHLRPFLSYLDICFTNIYLQYLYYT from the exons TATGTATGACCAACTGCCCAACCCTCATTGTGACGGTCGGCCTTCCGGCACGAGGGAAGACCTACATCTCCAAGAAGCTAACGCGCTACTTAAACTGGATCGGCGTGCCCACCAAAG AGTTCAACGTGGGCCAGTACCGCAGGGAGTGTGTGAAGATCTACAAATCATTTGAGTTTTTCAGTCCGGATAATGAAGAGGGTTTAAAAATCAGACG TCACTGTGCAATGGCAGCTCTTAATGACGTCCGCCAGTACCTGAGCGTGGAAGGAGGACAAGTGGCC GTTTTTGATGCCACCAATACGACGAGAGAAAGACGGGGGGCCATTGTCAAGTTTGCTGAGCAAAATGGGTTCAAG GTGTTCTTTGTGGAGTCTGTGTGTGAAGACCCAGACGTCATCGCGCAAAACATCGTG CAAGTGAAGCTCGGCAACCCAGACTACATCCACTGTGACACTCAGGAGGCCATCGAAGACTTCATGAAGAGGATCAAATGTTACGAGTCATCCTACCAGCCTCTGGATGAGGTTCTGGACAG GGAAATGCCCTACATCAAGATCATGGACGTGGGCCGCCGTTACCTGGTGAACCGGGTACAGGACCACATTCAGAGCCGGATCGTGTACTACCTGATGAACATCCACATCACACCGCGCTCCATCTACCTGAGTCGGCACGGCGAGAGCGACCTCAACATCAAGGGACGCATTGGAGGCGACTCGGCCTTGTCGGCGCGGGGCAAAGAG TATGCCAAATCTCTGAAGAAGTACATCCAGGAGCAGAACATCAAGGATCTGAAGGTGTGGACCAGCCAGATGAAGAGAACCATCCAGACAGCCGAGTGTCTGGGAGTGCCGTACGAACAGTGGAAATCTCTCAACGAGATCGACGCT GGCGTGTGCGAGGAAATGATGTATGAAGAGATCCAAGAGCATTACCCTCTGGAATTTGCACTGAGAGACCAGGACAAATATCGCTACCGCTATCCTAAAGGAGAG TCATATGAAGACCTGGTGCAGCGTCTGGAGCCTGTCATCATGGAGCTGGAGAGGCAGGAGAATGTTCTGGTCATTTGTCACCAGGCCGTCATGCGCTGTCTTCTCGCTTACTTCCTAGACAAGACCGCAG TCGAGTTGCCTTATCTTAAATGCCCCTTGCACACAGTGTTGAAACTGACCCCATTGGCTTACG GATGCAAAGTGGAGTCCATCTATTTAGGCGTGGATGCCGTCAATACACACCGAGAGCGACCGGAGGTAAGCGGACTACCACAACCGATCAGGAGTGATTTGCCCCCCTCACCGCCATTTGTTTCACCCAGATTCATCTCAGCCTGGAGGACACCTTGCTCTCCACACACGCACCTCCGTCCTTTCCTGTCATACCTTGATATATGCTTTACAAACATCTACCTACAATATCTGTATTACACTTAA
- the pfkfb4b gene encoding 6-phosphofructo-2-kinase/fructose-2,6-bisphosphatase 4b isoform X6, producing the protein MLDNEEYLVDACPRELTRNPLRKIWLPGKSGHIAQRRVCMTNCPTLIVTVGLPARGKTYISKKLTRYLNWIGVPTKEFNVGQYRRECVKIYKSFEFFSPDNEEGLKIRRHCAMAALNDVRQYLSVEGGQVAVFDATNTTRERRGAIVKFAEQNGFKVFFVESVCEDPDVIAQNIVQVKLGNPDYIHCDTQEAIEDFMKRIKCYESSYQPLDEVLDREMPYIKIMDVGRRYLVNRVQDHIQSRIVYYLMNIHITPRSIYLSRHGESDLNIKGRIGGDSALSARGKEYAKSLKKYIQEQNIKDLKVWTSQMKRTIQTAECLGVPYEQWKSLNEIDAGVCEEMMYEEIQEHYPLEFALRDQDKYRYRYPKGESYEDLVQRLEPVIMELERQENVLVICHQAVMRCLLAYFLDKTAVELPYLKCPLHTVLKLTPLAYGCKVESIYLGVDAVNTHRERPENVSVQRSTEAALKTVPAHF; encoded by the exons GACAACGAGGAGTATCTGGTGGACGCCTGCCCGCGGGAGCTCACTCGGAACCCGCTGAGGAAGATCTGGTTACCGGGCAAGAGCGGCCACATAGCGCAGAGACGCG TATGTATGACCAACTGCCCAACCCTCATTGTGACGGTCGGCCTTCCGGCACGAGGGAAGACCTACATCTCCAAGAAGCTAACGCGCTACTTAAACTGGATCGGCGTGCCCACCAAAG AGTTCAACGTGGGCCAGTACCGCAGGGAGTGTGTGAAGATCTACAAATCATTTGAGTTTTTCAGTCCGGATAATGAAGAGGGTTTAAAAATCAGACG TCACTGTGCAATGGCAGCTCTTAATGACGTCCGCCAGTACCTGAGCGTGGAAGGAGGACAAGTGGCC GTTTTTGATGCCACCAATACGACGAGAGAAAGACGGGGGGCCATTGTCAAGTTTGCTGAGCAAAATGGGTTCAAG GTGTTCTTTGTGGAGTCTGTGTGTGAAGACCCAGACGTCATCGCGCAAAACATCGTG CAAGTGAAGCTCGGCAACCCAGACTACATCCACTGTGACACTCAGGAGGCCATCGAAGACTTCATGAAGAGGATCAAATGTTACGAGTCATCCTACCAGCCTCTGGATGAGGTTCTGGACAG GGAAATGCCCTACATCAAGATCATGGACGTGGGCCGCCGTTACCTGGTGAACCGGGTACAGGACCACATTCAGAGCCGGATCGTGTACTACCTGATGAACATCCACATCACACCGCGCTCCATCTACCTGAGTCGGCACGGCGAGAGCGACCTCAACATCAAGGGACGCATTGGAGGCGACTCGGCCTTGTCGGCGCGGGGCAAAGAG TATGCCAAATCTCTGAAGAAGTACATCCAGGAGCAGAACATCAAGGATCTGAAGGTGTGGACCAGCCAGATGAAGAGAACCATCCAGACAGCCGAGTGTCTGGGAGTGCCGTACGAACAGTGGAAATCTCTCAACGAGATCGACGCT GGCGTGTGCGAGGAAATGATGTATGAAGAGATCCAAGAGCATTACCCTCTGGAATTTGCACTGAGAGACCAGGACAAATATCGCTACCGCTATCCTAAAGGAGAG TCATATGAAGACCTGGTGCAGCGTCTGGAGCCTGTCATCATGGAGCTGGAGAGGCAGGAGAATGTTCTGGTCATTTGTCACCAGGCCGTCATGCGCTGTCTTCTCGCTTACTTCCTAGACAAGACCGCAG TCGAGTTGCCTTATCTTAAATGCCCCTTGCACACAGTGTTGAAACTGACCCCATTGGCTTACG GATGCAAAGTGGAGTCCATCTATTTAGGCGTGGATGCCGTCAATACACACCGAGAGCGACCGGAG AATGTGAGCGTGCAGCGTAGCACAGAAGCTGCTCTGAAAACCGTGCCGGCGCACTTCTGA
- the pfkfb4b gene encoding 6-phosphofructo-2-kinase/fructose-2,6-bisphosphatase 4b isoform X7, whose amino-acid sequence MLDNEEYLVDACPRELTRNPLRKIWLPGKSGHIAQRRVCMTNCPTLIVTVGLPARGKTYISKKLTRYLNWIGVPTKEFNVGQYRRECVKIYKSFEFFSPDNEEGLKIRRHCAMAALNDVRQYLSVEGGQVAVFDATNTTRERRGAIVKFAEQNGFKVFFVESVCEDPDVIAQNIVQVKLGNPDYIHCDTQEAIEDFMKRIKCYESSYQPLDEVLDREMPYIKIMDVGRRYLVNRVQDHIQSRIVYYLMNIHITPRSIYLSRHGESDLNIKGRIGGDSALSARGKEYAKSLKKYIQEQNIKDLKVWTSQMKRTIQTAECLGVPYEQWKSLNEIDAGVCEEMMYEEIQEHYPLEFALRDQDKYRYRYPKGESYEDLVQRLEPVIMELERQENVLVICHQAVMRCLLAYFLDKTAVVATPLTWRRTAADFRNSARGLRSSIKTNYAWDSRSDVSAVAVRSSCLILNAPCTQC is encoded by the exons GACAACGAGGAGTATCTGGTGGACGCCTGCCCGCGGGAGCTCACTCGGAACCCGCTGAGGAAGATCTGGTTACCGGGCAAGAGCGGCCACATAGCGCAGAGACGCG TATGTATGACCAACTGCCCAACCCTCATTGTGACGGTCGGCCTTCCGGCACGAGGGAAGACCTACATCTCCAAGAAGCTAACGCGCTACTTAAACTGGATCGGCGTGCCCACCAAAG AGTTCAACGTGGGCCAGTACCGCAGGGAGTGTGTGAAGATCTACAAATCATTTGAGTTTTTCAGTCCGGATAATGAAGAGGGTTTAAAAATCAGACG TCACTGTGCAATGGCAGCTCTTAATGACGTCCGCCAGTACCTGAGCGTGGAAGGAGGACAAGTGGCC GTTTTTGATGCCACCAATACGACGAGAGAAAGACGGGGGGCCATTGTCAAGTTTGCTGAGCAAAATGGGTTCAAG GTGTTCTTTGTGGAGTCTGTGTGTGAAGACCCAGACGTCATCGCGCAAAACATCGTG CAAGTGAAGCTCGGCAACCCAGACTACATCCACTGTGACACTCAGGAGGCCATCGAAGACTTCATGAAGAGGATCAAATGTTACGAGTCATCCTACCAGCCTCTGGATGAGGTTCTGGACAG GGAAATGCCCTACATCAAGATCATGGACGTGGGCCGCCGTTACCTGGTGAACCGGGTACAGGACCACATTCAGAGCCGGATCGTGTACTACCTGATGAACATCCACATCACACCGCGCTCCATCTACCTGAGTCGGCACGGCGAGAGCGACCTCAACATCAAGGGACGCATTGGAGGCGACTCGGCCTTGTCGGCGCGGGGCAAAGAG TATGCCAAATCTCTGAAGAAGTACATCCAGGAGCAGAACATCAAGGATCTGAAGGTGTGGACCAGCCAGATGAAGAGAACCATCCAGACAGCCGAGTGTCTGGGAGTGCCGTACGAACAGTGGAAATCTCTCAACGAGATCGACGCT GGCGTGTGCGAGGAAATGATGTATGAAGAGATCCAAGAGCATTACCCTCTGGAATTTGCACTGAGAGACCAGGACAAATATCGCTACCGCTATCCTAAAGGAGAG TCATATGAAGACCTGGTGCAGCGTCTGGAGCCTGTCATCATGGAGCTGGAGAGGCAGGAGAATGTTCTGGTCATTTGTCACCAGGCCGTCATGCGCTGTCTTCTCGCTTACTTCCTAGACAAGACCGCAG tcgtagcgacacccctgacttggaggagaactgcagcggACTTTcgaaacagcgcgcgtgggttgcgctcaagtataaagacaaactacgcgtgggacagccgcagtgacgtcagcgcggtcgccgtccgc TCGAGTTGCCTTATCTTAAATGCCCCTTGCACACAGTGTTGA
- the pfkfb4b gene encoding 6-phosphofructo-2-kinase/fructose-2,6-bisphosphatase 4b isoform X2 — protein MLDNEEYLVDACPRELTRNPLRKIWLPGKSGHIAQRRVCMTNCPTLIVTVGLPARGKTYISKKLTRYLNWIGVPTKEFNVGQYRRECVKIYKSFEFFSPDNEEGLKIRRHCAMAALNDVRQYLSVEGGQVAVFDATNTTRERRGAIVKFAEQNGFKVFFVESVCEDPDVIAQNIVEAIEDFMKRIKCYESSYQPLDEVLDREMPYIKIMDVGRRYLVNRVQDHIQSRIVYYLMNIHITPRSIYLSRHGESDLNIKGRIGGDSALSARGKEYAKSLKKYIQEQNIKDLKVWTSQMKRTIQTAECLGVPYEQWKSLNEIDAGVCEEMMYEEIQEHYPLEFALRDQDKYRYRYPKGESYEDLVQRLEPVIMELERQENVLVICHQAVMRCLLAYFLDKTAVELPYLKCPLHTVLKLTPLAYGCKVESIYLGVDAVNTHRERPEVSGLPQPIRSDLPPSPPFVSPRFISAWRTPCSPHTHLRPFLSYLDICFTNIYLQYLYYT, from the exons GACAACGAGGAGTATCTGGTGGACGCCTGCCCGCGGGAGCTCACTCGGAACCCGCTGAGGAAGATCTGGTTACCGGGCAAGAGCGGCCACATAGCGCAGAGACGCG TATGTATGACCAACTGCCCAACCCTCATTGTGACGGTCGGCCTTCCGGCACGAGGGAAGACCTACATCTCCAAGAAGCTAACGCGCTACTTAAACTGGATCGGCGTGCCCACCAAAG AGTTCAACGTGGGCCAGTACCGCAGGGAGTGTGTGAAGATCTACAAATCATTTGAGTTTTTCAGTCCGGATAATGAAGAGGGTTTAAAAATCAGACG TCACTGTGCAATGGCAGCTCTTAATGACGTCCGCCAGTACCTGAGCGTGGAAGGAGGACAAGTGGCC GTTTTTGATGCCACCAATACGACGAGAGAAAGACGGGGGGCCATTGTCAAGTTTGCTGAGCAAAATGGGTTCAAG GTGTTCTTTGTGGAGTCTGTGTGTGAAGACCCAGACGTCATCGCGCAAAACATCGTG GAGGCCATCGAAGACTTCATGAAGAGGATCAAATGTTACGAGTCATCCTACCAGCCTCTGGATGAGGTTCTGGACAG GGAAATGCCCTACATCAAGATCATGGACGTGGGCCGCCGTTACCTGGTGAACCGGGTACAGGACCACATTCAGAGCCGGATCGTGTACTACCTGATGAACATCCACATCACACCGCGCTCCATCTACCTGAGTCGGCACGGCGAGAGCGACCTCAACATCAAGGGACGCATTGGAGGCGACTCGGCCTTGTCGGCGCGGGGCAAAGAG TATGCCAAATCTCTGAAGAAGTACATCCAGGAGCAGAACATCAAGGATCTGAAGGTGTGGACCAGCCAGATGAAGAGAACCATCCAGACAGCCGAGTGTCTGGGAGTGCCGTACGAACAGTGGAAATCTCTCAACGAGATCGACGCT GGCGTGTGCGAGGAAATGATGTATGAAGAGATCCAAGAGCATTACCCTCTGGAATTTGCACTGAGAGACCAGGACAAATATCGCTACCGCTATCCTAAAGGAGAG TCATATGAAGACCTGGTGCAGCGTCTGGAGCCTGTCATCATGGAGCTGGAGAGGCAGGAGAATGTTCTGGTCATTTGTCACCAGGCCGTCATGCGCTGTCTTCTCGCTTACTTCCTAGACAAGACCGCAG TCGAGTTGCCTTATCTTAAATGCCCCTTGCACACAGTGTTGAAACTGACCCCATTGGCTTACG GATGCAAAGTGGAGTCCATCTATTTAGGCGTGGATGCCGTCAATACACACCGAGAGCGACCGGAGGTAAGCGGACTACCACAACCGATCAGGAGTGATTTGCCCCCCTCACCGCCATTTGTTTCACCCAGATTCATCTCAGCCTGGAGGACACCTTGCTCTCCACACACGCACCTCCGTCCTTTCCTGTCATACCTTGATATATGCTTTACAAACATCTACCTACAATATCTGTATTACACTTAA
- the pfkfb4b gene encoding 6-phosphofructo-2-kinase/fructose-2,6-bisphosphatase 4b isoform X8, giving the protein MRGSCRPRNTRDRTVCMTNCPTLIVTVGLPARGKTYISKKLTRYLNWIGVPTKEFNVGQYRRECVKIYKSFEFFSPDNEEGLKIRRHCAMAALNDVRQYLSVEGGQVAVFDATNTTRERRGAIVKFAEQNGFKVFFVESVCEDPDVIAQNIVQVKLGNPDYIHCDTQEAIEDFMKRIKCYESSYQPLDEVLDREMPYIKIMDVGRRYLVNRVQDHIQSRIVYYLMNIHITPRSIYLSRHGESDLNIKGRIGGDSALSARGKEYAKSLKKYIQEQNIKDLKVWTSQMKRTIQTAECLGVPYEQWKSLNEIDAGVCEEMMYEEIQEHYPLEFALRDQDKYRYRYPKGESYEDLVQRLEPVIMELERQENVLVICHQAVMRCLLAYFLDKTAVELPYLKCPLHTVLKLTPLAYGCKVESIYLGVDAVNTHRERPENVSVQRSTEAALKTVPAHF; this is encoded by the exons TATGTATGACCAACTGCCCAACCCTCATTGTGACGGTCGGCCTTCCGGCACGAGGGAAGACCTACATCTCCAAGAAGCTAACGCGCTACTTAAACTGGATCGGCGTGCCCACCAAAG AGTTCAACGTGGGCCAGTACCGCAGGGAGTGTGTGAAGATCTACAAATCATTTGAGTTTTTCAGTCCGGATAATGAAGAGGGTTTAAAAATCAGACG TCACTGTGCAATGGCAGCTCTTAATGACGTCCGCCAGTACCTGAGCGTGGAAGGAGGACAAGTGGCC GTTTTTGATGCCACCAATACGACGAGAGAAAGACGGGGGGCCATTGTCAAGTTTGCTGAGCAAAATGGGTTCAAG GTGTTCTTTGTGGAGTCTGTGTGTGAAGACCCAGACGTCATCGCGCAAAACATCGTG CAAGTGAAGCTCGGCAACCCAGACTACATCCACTGTGACACTCAGGAGGCCATCGAAGACTTCATGAAGAGGATCAAATGTTACGAGTCATCCTACCAGCCTCTGGATGAGGTTCTGGACAG GGAAATGCCCTACATCAAGATCATGGACGTGGGCCGCCGTTACCTGGTGAACCGGGTACAGGACCACATTCAGAGCCGGATCGTGTACTACCTGATGAACATCCACATCACACCGCGCTCCATCTACCTGAGTCGGCACGGCGAGAGCGACCTCAACATCAAGGGACGCATTGGAGGCGACTCGGCCTTGTCGGCGCGGGGCAAAGAG TATGCCAAATCTCTGAAGAAGTACATCCAGGAGCAGAACATCAAGGATCTGAAGGTGTGGACCAGCCAGATGAAGAGAACCATCCAGACAGCCGAGTGTCTGGGAGTGCCGTACGAACAGTGGAAATCTCTCAACGAGATCGACGCT GGCGTGTGCGAGGAAATGATGTATGAAGAGATCCAAGAGCATTACCCTCTGGAATTTGCACTGAGAGACCAGGACAAATATCGCTACCGCTATCCTAAAGGAGAG TCATATGAAGACCTGGTGCAGCGTCTGGAGCCTGTCATCATGGAGCTGGAGAGGCAGGAGAATGTTCTGGTCATTTGTCACCAGGCCGTCATGCGCTGTCTTCTCGCTTACTTCCTAGACAAGACCGCAG TCGAGTTGCCTTATCTTAAATGCCCCTTGCACACAGTGTTGAAACTGACCCCATTGGCTTACG GATGCAAAGTGGAGTCCATCTATTTAGGCGTGGATGCCGTCAATACACACCGAGAGCGACCGGAG AATGTGAGCGTGCAGCGTAGCACAGAAGCTGCTCTGAAAACCGTGCCGGCGCACTTCTGA
- the pfkfb4b gene encoding 6-phosphofructo-2-kinase/fructose-2,6-bisphosphatase 4b isoform X1, translating to MLDNEEYLVDACPRELTRNPLRKIWLPGKSGHIAQRRVCMTNCPTLIVTVGLPARGKTYISKKLTRYLNWIGVPTKEFNVGQYRRECVKIYKSFEFFSPDNEEGLKIRRHCAMAALNDVRQYLSVEGGQVAVFDATNTTRERRGAIVKFAEQNGFKVFFVESVCEDPDVIAQNIVQVKLGNPDYIHCDTQEAIEDFMKRIKCYESSYQPLDEVLDREMPYIKIMDVGRRYLVNRVQDHIQSRIVYYLMNIHITPRSIYLSRHGESDLNIKGRIGGDSALSARGKEYAKSLKKYIQEQNIKDLKVWTSQMKRTIQTAECLGVPYEQWKSLNEIDAGVCEEMMYEEIQEHYPLEFALRDQDKYRYRYPKGESYEDLVQRLEPVIMELERQENVLVICHQAVMRCLLAYFLDKTAVELPYLKCPLHTVLKLTPLAYGCKVESIYLGVDAVNTHRERPEVSGLPQPIRSDLPPSPPFVSPRFISAWRTPCSPHTHLRPFLSYLDICFTNIYLQYLYYT from the exons GACAACGAGGAGTATCTGGTGGACGCCTGCCCGCGGGAGCTCACTCGGAACCCGCTGAGGAAGATCTGGTTACCGGGCAAGAGCGGCCACATAGCGCAGAGACGCG TATGTATGACCAACTGCCCAACCCTCATTGTGACGGTCGGCCTTCCGGCACGAGGGAAGACCTACATCTCCAAGAAGCTAACGCGCTACTTAAACTGGATCGGCGTGCCCACCAAAG AGTTCAACGTGGGCCAGTACCGCAGGGAGTGTGTGAAGATCTACAAATCATTTGAGTTTTTCAGTCCGGATAATGAAGAGGGTTTAAAAATCAGACG TCACTGTGCAATGGCAGCTCTTAATGACGTCCGCCAGTACCTGAGCGTGGAAGGAGGACAAGTGGCC GTTTTTGATGCCACCAATACGACGAGAGAAAGACGGGGGGCCATTGTCAAGTTTGCTGAGCAAAATGGGTTCAAG GTGTTCTTTGTGGAGTCTGTGTGTGAAGACCCAGACGTCATCGCGCAAAACATCGTG CAAGTGAAGCTCGGCAACCCAGACTACATCCACTGTGACACTCAGGAGGCCATCGAAGACTTCATGAAGAGGATCAAATGTTACGAGTCATCCTACCAGCCTCTGGATGAGGTTCTGGACAG GGAAATGCCCTACATCAAGATCATGGACGTGGGCCGCCGTTACCTGGTGAACCGGGTACAGGACCACATTCAGAGCCGGATCGTGTACTACCTGATGAACATCCACATCACACCGCGCTCCATCTACCTGAGTCGGCACGGCGAGAGCGACCTCAACATCAAGGGACGCATTGGAGGCGACTCGGCCTTGTCGGCGCGGGGCAAAGAG TATGCCAAATCTCTGAAGAAGTACATCCAGGAGCAGAACATCAAGGATCTGAAGGTGTGGACCAGCCAGATGAAGAGAACCATCCAGACAGCCGAGTGTCTGGGAGTGCCGTACGAACAGTGGAAATCTCTCAACGAGATCGACGCT GGCGTGTGCGAGGAAATGATGTATGAAGAGATCCAAGAGCATTACCCTCTGGAATTTGCACTGAGAGACCAGGACAAATATCGCTACCGCTATCCTAAAGGAGAG TCATATGAAGACCTGGTGCAGCGTCTGGAGCCTGTCATCATGGAGCTGGAGAGGCAGGAGAATGTTCTGGTCATTTGTCACCAGGCCGTCATGCGCTGTCTTCTCGCTTACTTCCTAGACAAGACCGCAG TCGAGTTGCCTTATCTTAAATGCCCCTTGCACACAGTGTTGAAACTGACCCCATTGGCTTACG GATGCAAAGTGGAGTCCATCTATTTAGGCGTGGATGCCGTCAATACACACCGAGAGCGACCGGAGGTAAGCGGACTACCACAACCGATCAGGAGTGATTTGCCCCCCTCACCGCCATTTGTTTCACCCAGATTCATCTCAGCCTGGAGGACACCTTGCTCTCCACACACGCACCTCCGTCCTTTCCTGTCATACCTTGATATATGCTTTACAAACATCTACCTACAATATCTGTATTACACTTAA